A single region of the Metarhizium brunneum chromosome 6, complete sequence genome encodes:
- the NUT1 gene encoding Mediator of RNA polymerase II transcription subunit 5 yields MDQLTGSGPERALRDSMEYWTKFVDKSIFKRLDTETFEEFVPLVQNQHPLPPFVIALLFLQPQPYNVISLDPRIPPYIQILTKLGYVDAPSILRVLYKFSSLHTQLKTSQNETQSASKGNNPYQRSKEKRKKPQRWNSSAWVEEFMFYHVIKIIVEGTAFRESRVVLELVQVISKWMELFTSVSSVFATDVMGELQSSQARIDMETARAAFVPLLLRLVEVPALVKAISSPHAKAIRKSLANSMAGFIQTLQPAPGFVERLEIFRTETLARLDPIDKKDQAATNAAMDELLGTTVGLDSFVIPDLLISNTRSAVYVFLNASLVGRPLIDDNVLISYLQNRYQGATQSSAIELIVASFDILANAVFRNEGPKDAHLLKSFLVNKVPLLLCLLFLREPTFDTNASEFCITEALSQVDTSVFPTASLMFDESRSNNPYTESVREEFCTACALHGLVQREHVERILGELSMSYEPSLEKYSKEKLVQDCLADAEKVQGLIRELEKMDGNVGAVCQALVEVMRQLCNNKETMSLKLLCSQLAQKPRILDILLLFEKLPSILDPLCQLLDNWRYEEDQGEYQPIYEEFGSILLLVLAFAYRYNLTAADIGITSPDSCIAKILGRAHISRDRDELTEQEKGHLSGWIHGLFADSGGLGDDLMSSCPPQDFYLLVASLFQNIVVAYTYGYLSDETLKGGIEYLVDTFLLPSLVPALRFLADYLWVEQKEQKAIIKILQLILLPSSISGEASTMLSSVRNLVAKPLEHSLRTYQRQDPKNQDIQPLLRALKDSLPLSRRTGGADHNELQSWTNSSSAGLAGALRHTVQGLVQWSMHPSVNSMPTSYTHRQLIAAQKIMGAKRTLRLLLEEVRTQSETGSANIVYDAVAAIVCAPNVTNEPPPNNQMMDASGNVPPAVQRPLTLREVLRLEAEGCNKLQKADPVLAEIVVRLYRRVEAHMAMPQNQAILEAPGIQLDLGSGAGGLGDVDAMAAVGVGADGMTVDGLDMGIGGPGSAGGLDATSDGDLFGGLDTNGMDMFGWGDSMDLSGN; encoded by the exons ATGGACCAACTCACTGGCTCCGGTCCCGAGCGCGCATTGCGTGATTCGATGGAATACTGGACGAAGTTTGTCGACAAATCCATATTCAAGCGCCTTGACACGGAGACATTTGAGGAATTCGTCCCGCTTGTCCAAAATCAGCATCCTCTCCCGCCGTTCGTGATCGCCCTTTTATTCCTTCAACCGCAGCCTTACAACGTCATAAGCCTCGATCCGCGGATACCTCCATATATACAGATTCTTACAAAACTGGGATACGTTGATGCGCCGTCCATTTTAAGGGTTCTGTACAAGTTTTCGTCGCTGCACACGCAGCTCAAAACATCGCAAAATGAAACCCAGTCCGCGAGTAAGGGCAACAACCCTTACCAGCGCTcaaaagagaagagaaagaaaccGCAGCGGTGGAATAGTTCGGCCTGGGTGGAGGAGTTCATGTTCTATCATGTCATCAAGATCATTGTGGAGGGAACCGCCTTTCGAGAATCACGCGTCGTTCTGGAGCTGGTCCAGGTCATTTCCAAATGGATGGAGCTTTTCACCTCAGTATCCAGCGTCTTCGCGACAGATGTCATGGGCGAGTTGCAGAGTTCACAGGCCCGTATCGACATGGAGACTGCACGAGCTGCCTTTGTCCCGCTCCTGTTGCGACTGGTCGAGGTTCCTGCGCTTGTAAAGGCCATCAGTAGCCCACATGCCAAAG CTATTCGAAAAAGCCTCGCAAACAGCATGGCTGGCTTTATTCAGACACTGCAGCCGGCCCCGGGCTTTGTCGAACGGCTAGAGATCTTCCGCACGGAAACTTTGGCCAGACTAGACCCGATTGATAAGAAGGACCAGGCGGCCACTAATGCCGCTATGGACGAGCTTTTGGGGACGACTGTTGGTTTAGACAGTTTTGTCATTCCGGACCTGCTAATCTCCAACACCAGATCAGCGGTATATGTCTTTTTGAATGCATCA CTTGTAGGACGTCCTTTGATCGACGACAATGTATTGATATCATATTTACAAAACCGATATCAG GGTGCAACACAGTCGAGCGCCATTGAATTGATAGTGGCATCGTTTGATATCCTCGCCAATGCCGTATTCCGCAACGAAGGGCCCAAAGACGCACATTTGTTGAAATCTTTTCTCGTCAACAAAGTACCCCTTCTCCTATGCCTCCTTTTTCTCCGGGAACCAACGTTTGACACCAACGCTTCCGAGTTTTGCATTACCGAGGCTCTGAGCCAAGTAGATACCAGCGTATTTCCCACCGCCTCGCTTATGTTTGACGAATCCAGAAGTAATAATCCGTACACTGAGAGTGTGCGCGAGGAATTCTGCACAGCCTGTGCCCTTCACGGCCTCGTGCAAAGGGAGCACGTTGAACGAATTTTGGGCGAGCTATCCATGTCATATGAGCCTTCACTAGAAAAGTACTCCAAGGAAAAGCTTGTTCAGGATTGTTTGGCCGACGCCGAAAAGGTCCAGGGATTAATACGAGAACTTGAGAAGATGGACGGCAACGTTGGTGCGGTCTGCCAAGCATTGGTAGAG GTGATGCGTCAACTCTGTAACAATAAAGAAAccatgtcgttgaagctTTTGTGCAGCCAACTGGCGCAGAAGCCTCGAATCCTCGACATTCTGTTGCTCTTTGAGAAGCTGCCCTCTATTCTGGACCCATTATGTCAACTCCTGGATAACTGGCGATACGAGGAGGATCAAGGCGAATACCAGCCCATATACGAAGAATTCGGCTCCATTCTCCTCCTTGTGCTAGCCTTTGCATATCGGTATAACTTGACTGCAGCTGATATTGGCATCACGTCGCCAGACTCTTGTATTGCCAAAATCCTTGGCAGAGCACATATTAGCCGTGACAGAGATGAGCTGACTGAGCAAGAAAAGGGTCATCTGAGCGGCTGGATTCATGGTCTCTTTGCTGACTCTGGAGGCTTGGGCGATGATCTAATGTCTTCGTGTCCGCCACAGGATTTTTATCTGCTCGTAGCGTCTCTGTTTCAGAATATTGTCGTGGCGTACACATATGGCTATCTCAGTGACGAAACTCTGAAAGGAGGTATAGAAT ACTTGGTGGATACGTTTTTGCTGCCTTCACTTGTACCGGCACTGCGTTTCCTCGCAGACTACCTGTGGGTAGAGCAGAAAGAGCAAAAGGCAATTATCAAAATCTTGCAACTCATCCTGCTACCCAGCTCTATTTCCGGGGAGGCAAGCACCATGTTATCATCAGTTCGAAATCTAGTAGCAAAACCACTGGAGCACTCGCTGCGGACATATCAGCGCCAGGACCCCAAGAACCAGGATATCCAGCCACTGTTGAGAGCTCTCAAGGACAGCCTGCCGCTGTCGCGGCGAACCGGTGGCGCAGATCACAATGAACTCCAATCGTGGACGAACAGCTCCAGCGCGGGACTTGCTGGCGCCTTGAGACACACAGTACAGGGTCTCGTGCAATGGAGCATGCATCCGAGTGTTAATAGCATGCCCACATCTTACACACACAGACAGTTAATCGCTGCGCAAAAAATCATGGGAGCCAAGCGGACGCTCCGACTTCTTCTGGAGGAAGTCCGCACGCAATCCGAGACGGGCAGCGCAAACATTGTGTACGACGCCGTCGCGGCAATTGTTTGCGCTCCCAACGTCACCAATGAGCCTCCGCCAAACAACCAAATGATGGACGCATCGGGCAATGTTCCGCCCGCCGTTCAACGGCCCCTGACGCTCCGTGAAGTCCTGCGCCTCGAAGCCGAAGGGTGTAACAAGCTACAAAAGGCGGACCCTGTCCTGGCCGAGATTGTGGTCCGCCTCTATCGCCGCGTTGAAGCACACATGGCGATGCCCCAGAACCAGGCTATTCTCGAGGCACCAGGTATCCAGCTCGATCTTGGCTCTGGGGCAGGTGGTCTCGGGGAtgttgatgccatggcggctgttggtgttggcgcaGACGGCATGACGGTTGACGGGCTGGACATGGGTATTGGCGGCCCGGGAAGCGCAGGCGGATTGGATGCCACTAGCGACGGCGATTTGTTTGGCGGCCTGGATACGAATGGCATGGATATGTTTGGCTGGGGAGACAGCATGGACTTGAGTGGGAATTGA
- the cel3B gene encoding Beta-glucosidase cel3A, translating into MKSVLLALAPMGAAALAVSPPVYPTPQARGHGQWADAYVQARAFVALMSLGEKVNITRGFADPSNTCAGNTGSVPRLNWHGLCLMDAGNGVRATDMVSAWASGLHVGASWDRNLTYERGLWMAREFKAKGVNIALGPNAGPLGRTPLGGRNWEGFSVDPYLAGALGAETITGMQEAGVMANLKHFIANEQETYRRPYFGVEAVSSNIDDKTLHEYYLWPFMDGVKAGAASVMCSYNRINNTYGCENSKLMNGILKGELGYQGFVMLDWNAQHNLNSANAGLDMLMPLGGSWGDNLTEAVRNNTVKEARVTDMATRILAAWYLVGQDEGFPTPGIGMKKLTEPHEPVDARDARSKPVLLEGAISGHVLVKNDNHALPFTKPLRMVSVYGYDAAVPATKNTDVLFQLGYYSSKEMGQAVLGKDYHFDQAARGGTIISGGRAGSNAPAYISDPLSAIQQRAQKDNTWVNWDLASDNPDVNGASEACLVFINAMATEGWDRDGLHDDPSDALVNNVASKCANTIAVVHAAGIRLVDRWIEHPNVTAAIIAHLPGQDGGAALVKLLYGEANFSGKLPYTLAKNESDYAVYAPCGRGPDNTTSPQCDFTEGVYLDYRAFDEGNVTPRYEFGYGLSYTTFSYGGVELWQDEGLVESAGDAGDLWDVVARVSTTVTNTGSVAGEEVAQLYLGIPGAPPKQLRGFEKARLAPGQSATVEFGLTRRDLSEWQVARQRWVVQRGEYGVFVGASSRDIRSTASIVVPGRMERGRAETPSRIAAPFIMKSNGRY; encoded by the exons ATGAAATCAGTCTTGCTTGCGCTTGCGCCCATGGGAGCCGCGGCGCTTGCTGTCTCGCCTCCTGTATATCCAACCC CACAAGCAAGGGGCCACGGCCAATGGGCAGACGCCTACGTCCAGGCCCGCGCATTCGTAGCCCTGATGAGCCTCGGAGAAAAGGTCAACATCACGCGCGGCTTCGCCGACCCGAGCAACACCTGTGCCGGCAACACCGGATCCGTGCCGCGCCTCAACTGGCATGGCCTGTGTCTCATGGACGCGGGCAACGGCGTCCGCGCGACAGACATGGTGAGCGCCTGGGCCTCGGGCCTTCACGTCGGCGCCAGCTGGGACAGGAACCTCACCTACGAGAGGGGGCTGTGGATGGCGAGGGagttcaaggccaagggcg TGAATATCGCGCTTGGTCCCAACGCCGGTCCCCTGGGCAGAACTCCTCTCGGCGGCAGAAACTGGGAGGGCTTCTCGGTCGATCCCTATCTCGCGGGGGCGTTGGGCGCCGAGACCATCACGGGCATGCAGGAGGCCGGTGTCATGGCGAACCTCAAG CACTTCATCGCCAACGAGCAAGAAACATATCGCCGCCCCTATTTCGGCGTGGAGGCAGTTTCGTCCAATATCGATGACAAGACGCTCCACGAGTACTACCTCTGGCCTTTTATGGATGGCGTCAAAGCCGGCGCCGCGTCCGTCATGTGCTCCTACAACAGGATCAACAACACGTACGGCTGCGAGAACAGCAAACTCATGAATGGCATTCTCAAGGGTGAATTGGGCTATCAGGGATTCGTCATGCTCGATTGGAACGCGCAGCACAATTTGAACAGCGCAAACGCGGGCTTGGATATGCTCATGCCCCTGGGTGGCTCCTGGGGGGACAACCTGACCGAGGCGGTGCGCAACAACACAGTCAAGGAGGCGAGGGTCACCGACATGGCTACAAG GATTCTCGCGGCGTGGTACCTCGTCGGGCAGGACGAGGGCTTCCCGACGCCAGGAATCGGCATGAAGAAGCTCACCGAGCCCCACGAGCCGGTTGACGCCCGCGACGCCCGGTCGAAGCCTGTCCTCTTGGAGGGCGCTATTTCGGGACACGTGCTCGTCAAGAATGACAACCACGCGCTCCCGTTCACCAAGCCTCTGCGGATGGTGTCCGTGTACGGGtacgacgccgccgtccccGCGACAAAGAACACAGACGTGCTTTTTCAGCTGGGCTACTACTCCTCCAAGGAGATGGGGCAGGCTGTCCTCGGAAAGGACTACCACTTCGACCAGGCGGCCAGGGGAGGCACGATTATCTCCGGGGGGCGCGCTGGCTCCAACGCTCCAGCGTATATCAGCGAC CCGCTGAGCGCTATTCAGCAAAGAGCCCAAAAGGACAACACCTGGGTGAACTGGGACCTGGCATCCGACAACCCCGACGTCAACGGCGCCTCGGAAGcctgcctcgtcttcatcaacgccatGGCTACAGAAGGCTGGGACCGCGACGGCCTCCACGACGACCCGAGCGACGCCCTCGTGAACAATGTCGCCTCCAAATGCGCCAACACGATTGCCGTCGTCCACGCGGCCGGGATCCGCCTCGTGGACCGGTGGATCGAGCACCCCAACGTGACggccgccatcatcgcccaCTTGCCCGGGCAGGATGGCGGCGCGGCCCTCGTCAAGCTGCTGTACGGAGAGGCCAACTTCTCCGGCAAGCTGCCGTATACCCTGGCCAAGAACGAGTCCGACTACGCCGTGTATGCGCCCTGCGGCCGGGGGCccgacaacaccaccagcccgCAGTGCGACTTTACCGAGGGCGTGTACCTCGACTACAGGGCGTTTGACGAGGGCAACGTCACGCCCCGGTACGAGTTTGGCTACGGGCTGAGCTACACCACCTTTTCCTATGGCGGTGTCGAGCTCTGGCAGGACGAGGGACTTGTCGAGTCTGCCGGCGATGCTGGTGATTTGTGGGATGTTGTCGCTAGGGTGAGCACCACGGTGACCAATACTGGTTCCGTGGCGGGCGAGGAAGTCGCCCAGCTGTACTTGGGGATTCCTGGCGCTCCGCCGAAGCAGCTCCGCGGGTTTGAAAAGGCGCGGCTGGCGCCGGGGCAGTCGGCGACGGTCGAGTTTGGCCTTACCAGGCGGGATCTGAGCGAGTGGCAGGTCGCAAGGCAGCGGTGGGTGGTGCAGCGCGGAGAGTACGGGGTATTTGTCGGGGCGAGCAGCCGCGATATTCGGTCCACTGCGTCGATTGTGGTGCCTGGACGGATGGAGAGAGGGCGTGCCGAGACGCCGAGCAGGATCGCGGCGCCGTTCATTATGAAGAGCAATGGACGCTACTAG
- the HET-E1_10 gene encoding Vegetative incompatibility protein HET-E-1 — MYKEVLDEAAVGLDRHEKQLLEDVLRSIFLLFTPLSSKCLAALLGKNDRDVDCLLPNLHAVLDIQHGGPVKILHESFRDYLLDQEGAFRVDALETHMMLTRNCMDRMKRNGKGPSHGLHRDMYGNGDYSTTTNDIGHAINNFIPPDLEYACLNWVNHLQSFQQDLGQIIDEDRNEALLQEMPALLKEVKTLLDEHLLHWIETLSLLGRLSDGISSIKQLRTILLSRYDAASNFDAFLRDAERFALSYGFMIERFPLQTYGAALTFCPTDSQVSRRLGVERYPDIPTLRGARIGWDHCLYTLKGHGGSVNAIASSSSRKILASASSDRTVRLWDDVTGAHKRTLQGHRGYVLDIAFSPDGNTLVSASSDCQVWVWGVNEGNHIRTLEGHRNWVNSVVFLSNSTIASASSDWTINLWDINHGICKTVLKSHSGSVNALASSRNGKVLASGSSDRTVRIWNIAEGTPIMTSLDHDGSVTALSFATDGRFLASASSDKAVRLWDADTGSQIRMLEFHGDWVNSVTFINNITLATASSDRTLRLWNITTDNTQKFEGPGGWFNSTAFLADRNILVAASSDRTLRMWDGIMGGSEQMREGHDGSVNAVAFSPDGTWLASASSDRTRVRFWDVDEGTLIKTLAYRNHIIRDEGTTEDHSRYVLAIAFSPNGKVIASGSSDWRVRLWRIDESVPLTTLEGHRNWVRAVAFSTDGKLLASASTDGTLCLWDVEKRNDETSIYEDSASSILRERYCDADRRTHDQDWVRAVVFSPDGKVLASTLTDGTVSLLDLNKVNSIRTHDFLAVAFSLDVFNGADYLFTKLADYLKNYLEQVIDETKAHTGEGLLTFYNREWPRYTEAAKYINHMFQYLDRFVGQATEEGTTSIYDVYTLHLVQWRSVIIGSISENIIEGVLGLVERKRNGEIIENGIIKRVVESFVSLDIDHDDPLTTYRYYFETPFLEATRLYYRAESKHYLAENGVVEYMRRAELRLDEEDELVRACLHHNTADPLRQICIQVLIAEHSEILRNNFQSLLDTGREEDMARTVNLLSRMPDGLAPLLSKFETHLRKAGLSAVINAASAAEKLESKLYVGPVSAQYHDLVRWALSEDGHRTRSSDNICRELVSQLDVCKWGSDKFPESLSKYNAKPTEAEGSADVISSTEDWIARDGHNLLCLPPDYRATCAARWNNILVLGHKSGLVSFFQLP, encoded by the exons ATGTACAAGGAAGTCCTTGACGAGGCAGCGGTCGGCCTTGATAGACATGAGAAacagctcctcgaggacgtACTTCGCTCCATTTTCCTTCTCTTTACCCCGCTTTCTTCCAAGTGCCTAGCGGCCCTTCTTGGCAAGAACGACCGCGATGTCGATTGTTTGCTCCCGAATCTCCATGCAGTCCTCGACATTCAACATGGGGGCCCCGTCAAGATACTACACGAGTCATTCAGAGACTACCTTCTAGACCAAGAAGGCGCATTTCGGGTGGATGCCCTAGAAACACATATGATGCTAACAAGGAACTGTATGGACCGGATGAAAAGGAACGGCAAGGGGCCTTCCCATGGGCTGCATAGAGACATGTACGGTAATGGGGACTACAGCACAACAACGAACGATATTGGGCACGCCATCAACAATTTTATTCCGCCAGATCTTGAGTACGCCTGTCTGAATTGGGTAAACCACCTTCAAAGCTTTCAACAGGACTTGGGACAGATCATCGACGAAGACAGGAATGAGGCTTTACTGCAAGAGATGCCTGCTCTGTTGAAGGAGGTCAAGACATTGCTTGACGAGCATTTACTTCACTGGATTGAGACTCTATCTCTACTGGGCAGACTTTCAGATGGCATATCATCCATCAAACAGCTTCGGACTATACTACTG TCAAGATACGATGCCGCCTCCAACTTCGATGCATTCCTGAGAGACGCCGAAAGATTTGCTCTGAGCTACGGTTTTATGATCGAGCGGTTTCCCTTGCAGACTTACGGCGCCGCGCTTACGTTCTGCCCGACAGACAGCCAGGTTAGTAGGAGACTAGGAGTCGAGAGGTACCCAGATATCCCGACCTTAAGAGGTGCTAGAATTGGCTGGGATCATTGTTTGTACACGCTCAAGGGTCATGGTGGTTCGGTTAATGCCATCGCCTCCTCATCGAGCCGTAAAATACTGGCATCTGCCTCAAGCGACAGAACTGTAAGGCTCTGGGATGATGTTACAGGGGCTCACAAACGCACGCTCCAGGGCCACCGCGGTTATGTGTTGGATATAGCGTTCTCTCCGGACGGTAATACACTCGTGTCCGCTTCCAGCGATTGTCAAGTATGGGTCTGGGGTGTTAATGAAGGCAATCATATAAGGACGCTCGAGGGTCACAGAAACTGGGTCAACTCTGTCGTCTTCTTAAGTAACAGTACAATCGCGTCAGCTTCAAGTGATTGGACCATAAATCTCTGGGACATTAACCACGGCATTTGCAAGACGGTTTTAAAGTCTCACAGTGGTTCAGTGAATGCGTTGGCCTCCTCGCGCAATGGCAAAGTGCTCGCATCAGGCTCATCTGATCGCACAGTCCGCATCTGGAACATCGCAGAGGGAACCCCCATAATGACATCACTGGACCACGATGGTTCTGTTACTGCCCTTTCCTTCGCGACAGACGGTCGTTTCCTTGCATCGGCCTCGAGTGATAAGGCCGTGAGACTCTGGGACGCAGATACAGGCTCTCAAATAAGGATGCTAGAGTTCCATGGCGACTGGGTCAATTCTGTAACTTTCATAAACAACATTACACTGGCAACAGCTTCAAGCGATCGGACACTACGGTTGTGGAACATCACCACTGATAATACGCAGAAGTTTGAGGGCCCTGGTGGCTGGTTCAATTCTACTGCCTTCTTAGCTGATCGTAATATACTCGTAGCAGCTTCGAGCGATCGGACACTGCGAATGTGGGACGGCATCATGGGGGGTTCTGAACAGATGCGCGAAGGTCATGATGGCTCTGTTAACGCTGTCGCCTTCTCTCCCGACGGAACGTGGCTCGCGTCAGCTTCTAGCGATAGGACC AGGGTGCGATTTTGGGATGTTGATGAAGGCACTCTCATAAAAACACTTGCATACCGGAACCACATTATAAGAGACGAAGGAACCACTGAAGACCACAGCCGTTACGTCTTGGCCATCGCCTTCTCACCTAATGGCAAGGTAATTGCTTCAGGTTCAAGTGATTGGAGGGTACGGCTTTGGCGCATTGATGAAAGTGTTCCCTTAACGACGCTTGAAGGCCACCGTAATTGGGTAAGAGCTGTTGCCTTTTCAACAGACGGTAAGTTGCTCGCGTCGGCTTCGACCGACGGGACGCTGTGTCTCTGGGATGTCGAGAAAAGGAATGACGAAACGTCGATCTACGAGGATTCAGCTTCGAGCATTTTAAGGGAACGGTATTGTGACGCCGATAGAAGGACCCATGACCAGGATTGGGTCAGagccgtcgtcttctcccCGGACGGCAAGGTTCTCGCGTCGACTTTGACCGACGGGACGGTATCGCTTTTAGACCTCAACAAAGTGAATAGCATAAGGACACATGACTTCTTGGCCGTCGCATTCTCACTGGACG TATTCAATGGCGCTGACTATCTCTTCACAAAGTTGGCAGACTACTTGAAGAATTATCTCGAACAAGTTATTGACGAAACCAAGGCTCATACTGGTGAAGGGCTGCTCACCTTCTACAATCGAGAATGGCCCCGCTATACCGAAGCCGCCAAGTATATCAATCATATGTTCCAGTATCTCGATCGTTTCGTTGGACAAGCGACTGAGGAAggcaccaccagcatctACGATGTCTACACCCTCCACCTTGTCCAATGGAGGAGCGTGATAATCGGCAGTATTTCCGAGAACATCATAGAGGGTGTCCTGGGGTTGGTTGAAAGGAAGCGAAACGGCGAGATCATCGAGAATGGCATAATCAAGCGGGTTGTTGAATCCTTTGTTTCGCTGGATATTGACCACGATGACCCGTTAACGACATATCGATACTATTTCGAGACACCGTTCTTGGAAGCAACGAGGCTGTATTACCGTGCGGAAAGCAAGCACTATCTCGCGGAGAATGGTGTTGTCGAGTATATGAGGAGGGCCGAGCTACGCCtggatgaagaggatgaatTAGTGCGGGCTTGTCTCCATCACAACACTGCAGATCCGTTGAGGCAGATTTGTATCCAAGTTCTCATTGCCGAGCATTCTGAAATTCTTCGAAACAACTTTCAGTCCTTACTCGACAccggaagagaagaagataTGGCTCGTACGGTCAATTTGCTCTCCCGCATGCCAGATGGTCTGGCTCCTTTACTTTCAAAGTTCGAGACTCATCTACGAAAAGCAGGCTTATCCGCCGTTATCAATGCCGCATCAGCTGCCGAGAAGCTAGAGTCTAAACTCTACGTCGGCCCTGTTTCCGCCCAATATCATGATCTTGTCAGGTGGGCTTTGAGTGAAGATGGCCATCGGACGAGATCATCGGATAATATTTGTAGAGAACTTGTCAGCCAGCTCGACGTCTGCAAATGGGGATCGGACAAGTTTCCTGAGTCACTTTCCAAATATAATGCCAAACCTACCGAGGCCGAAGGCTCAGCGGATGTTATATCCAGTACTGAAGATTGGATAGCTCGAGATGGACATAATCTTTTGTGTCTTCCGCCAGATTACAGGGCCACATGTGCGGCGCGATGGAATAAcattcttgtccttggacaTAAGTCTGGTCTAGTATCATTTTTTCAACTGCCATGA
- the BDS1_2 gene encoding Alkyl/aryl-sulfatase BDS1, with translation MASKAAAEVIRAHNQQARQSLPFDDETDFQNATKGRIGTRQPNVITNAAGAVIWDNDSYKFLENEAPDTVHPSLWRQAQLCRLDGLFQVTEGIYQVRGLDLSNTTFVEGDEGLVIIDALTCSETAAAALQLYQQHRGKHRRIRAIVYTHCHADHFGGVKGFVTEDQVHRDDIKIIAPEGFLEHAVSENERIAAGVRMVFQMAPDTEAPAEMLVYLPQFRALCAAEDATHTLHNILTPRGAVVRDAHRWSRLLTETIDLFGGRADVVFASHHWPTWGQRSAVDFLASQRDLYGYLHDQTLRLLNRGLTGPEIAEAMALPPALEGAWAARGYYGSLSHNVKAIYQRYMGWFDGNPSHLWEHPPADRARRYLKLAGGAGQVVDRAREALGEGDFRWAAEILNHVVFAEPEHAEARALLADTYEQLGYGSENGPWRNFYMSGAAELRGGKFGAPTSTASGDVVGQLTPEMVFDSLAVRVDGPRAWGQSLAIDVVLVDAGERYRLWLSNGVLVYSAARREASPDVTLSATRRQLCALVGLGRGPDALRAAGIEIDGDVSVLARLGGLLDPGDRNFDIVTP, from the exons ATGGCGTCcaaggcagcagcagaagTAATCCGCGCTCACAACCAACAGGCCCGCCAATCCCTCCCTTTCGATGACGAGACAGATTTTCAAAATGCGACAAAAGGCCGCATCGGGACGCGCCAGCCCAACGTCATCACgaatgccgccggcgccgtgaTATGGGACAATGACTCGTACAAGTTCCTCGAAAACGAGGCCCCGGACACCGTACACCCCAGTCTCTGGCGACAGGCGCAGCTCTGCCGGCTGGACGGTCTGTTCCAGGTCACAGAGGGCATCTACCAAGTGCGCGGCCTAGACTTGTCCAACACGACCTTCGTcgaaggcgacgagggcctcgtcatcatcgacgCGCTGACGTGCTCGGAGACGGCGGCCGCAGCGCTCCAGCTGTACCAGCAGCATCGCGGCAAGCACCGGCGCATCAGGGCCATTGTCTACACGCACTGCCACGCCGACCACTTTGGCGGCGTCAAGGGCTTCGTCACAGAGGACCAGGTCCACCGGGACGACATCAAGATCATCGCGCCAGAGGGGTTCCTCGAGCACGCCGTGTCGGAGAAC GAGcgcatcgccgccggcgtgCGGATGGTGTTCCAGATGGCGCCCGACACCGAGGCCCCGGCCGAGATGCTCGTGTACCTGCCGCAGTTCCGGGCGCTctgcgccgccgaggacgcgaCGCACACCCTGCACAACATCCTGACGCCgcgcggcgccgtcgtccgCGACGCCCACCGCTGGAGCCGCCTTCTCACCGAGACGATTGACCTGTTTGGCGGCCGCGCCGACGTGGTGTTTGCCTCGCACCACTGGCCGACCTGGGGCCAGCGCAGCGCCGTCGACTTCCTCGCCTCGCAGCGCGACCTGTACGGCTACCTGCACGACCAGACGCTCCGCCTGCTCAACAGGGGGCTCACGGGGCCCGAGATCGCGGAGGCCATGGCGCTCCCGCCGGCGCTCGAGGGCGCCTGGGCCGCCCGCGGGTACTACGGCTCCCTGAGCCACAACGTCAAGGCCATCTACCAGCGCTACATGGGCTGGTTCGACGGCAACCCGTCCCATCTGTGGGAGCATCCGCCCGCCGACCGCGCCCGGCGGTACTTGAAGCTCGCGGGGGGCGCGGGCCAGGTCGTCGACCGCGCGAGGGAGGCccttggcgagggcgactTCCGCTGGGCGGCCGAGATACTCAACCACGTCGTGTTTGCGGAGCCCGAGCACGCCGAGGCGAGGGCCCTGCTGGCGGACACGTACGAGCAGCTGGGCTACGGGAGCGAGAACGGGCCGTGGCGGAACTTTTACATGTCGGGGGCGGCGGAGCTGCGCGGCGGCAAGTTTGGCGCCCCGACGTCGACTGCTTCCGGGGACGTGGTCGGCCAGCTCACGCCCGAGATGGTGTTTGACTCGCTGGCCGTCAGGGTCGACGGGCCGAGGGCGTGGGGGCAGAGCCTGGCGATTGACGTGGTGCTGGTGGACGCCGGCGAGCGGTACAGGCTGTGGCTGTCCAACGGGGTGTTGGTGTattcggcggcgaggcgggaGGCGAGCCCGGACGTGACGCTCTCGGCGACGCGGAGGCAGCTTTGTGCCCTGGTGGGTTTGGGACGCGGTCCGGATGCTTTGAGGGCGGCTGGGATCGAGATTGACGGGGATGTCTCGGTGCTGGCGAGGCTCGGGGGGCTGCTGGATCCGGGGGATAGGAACTTTGATATTGTTACGCCGTGA